CCGGTCATGTGCTGTTGTATGGAAAACAAGGCGAGCTGCTATTTTCTGGCGGAATAACCGCCGCGCGCGGCCACGAAGGCCAAAATGCCGGACGCGCGGCAATTATTTCGCTGGTCAATGGAGAATCGGCGGCCCTCACCAGGACGCCTGTCTTTGGGTGTCCACTATTGGACCCCAAGACCTGCGCCATCGTTTGCGGAGCAAATCCATGAGCGAAAAAAAGTGCAAGCCGCATTGCATCTCCACCCAAAAACTCGCCCAAAAGATTTATGTCGAGCGCCAGCAGGCTGGTACGATTCGAATCGACCGGACTTTCGCCTGGTTAATGGCCGCGCAATGGGTGTTTGGAATATTGCTGGCGGCCTGGGTTTCCCCATTTACCTGGAAAGGGACCGCGAGCGAGATCCATCCGCACGTTCCGTTGGCGGTATTGCTGGGCGGTATGATCAGCGTGTTACCCATCACGCTGGCTCTGTGGCGGCCGGGTTGGGTAATAACGCGGCATACCATTGCCGTTGCGCAAATGTTGACATCGGCGCTTTGGATTCATCTTTCCGGCGGGCGAATAGAAACGCACTTTCATATTTTCGGCTCGCTCGCATTTTTGGCCTGGTATCGAGACTGGACGGTATTAATCACGGCCACGGTGGTGGTGATCGCGGATCATCTGGTCCGCGGTTTGTTATGGCCTCAATCCATTTATGGAGTTCTGGATGCTAGCCTGCTAAGGACACTCGAACATGCCGCATGGGTGGTGTTTGAGGATGCGATTTTGATCATTTACTGTATCCGCGGTCAAAAGGAATTGCGGGCCATCGCTCAACAAGAAGCGGAAATAAAAATTGCCTACGAGGACGTGGAGCGGCAAATCTCCGCCCGCACTCGGGAACTGGAAATCAAATCGGACATTTTATTGGATGCCTTGCAGCAGGCTCGCATTGCGACAAAAGCTAAAAGCGAATTCTTGGCAAACATGAGTCATGAAATCCGCACCCCCATGACAGCCATTCTGGGGTACGCGGAACTGCTGCTGGTTGATGGAGATCTGAATAAGGCGCCGGACAGCCGCTTAGAGTCTATCCGCACAATTCAGCGTAATGGCGAGCACTTGCTGGGCATCATCAATGACATTCTAGACCTTTCCAAGATCGAGTCAGGCAAGCTGAATCTTGAGCTACTAAAGCATGCACCCCAGAACCTGGTCGACGATGTCTTAACCCTGATGTTGGTCCGTGCCCGGGCAAAAGGACTGGCCCTGAAGGCTATTTATGAGACCGCAATCCCCGCCACAATTCAAACCGATCCGCTGCGTCTCCGTCAAATTCTGGTGAATCTCGTGGGGAACGCGATTAAATTCACCGAGCATGGAGGGGTGCGTCTGGAGATCCGGCTAGTAAACAGTTTTACGCCTCGGATGGAATTTGACGTCATTGACACCGGTATTGGTCTTTCGGATGAGCAACGTCAACGGCTATTTCACGCTTTTTCCCAGGCCGATAATTCGATGAGCCGCAAATTTGGCGGGACAGGCCTGGGATTGACCATCTCTAAAAGGCTAGCAAGGATGCTGGGAGGCGATGTCTCGATTGTGGAATCCACGGTGGGTGTCGGCACGCGCTTTCGAGCAACAGTGCTGACAGGGCCCCTCTTGGGCGTTCCGTTGATTGAACCATGCCACAGATCCTCTGAATCGTTGAACCTCCCTTCGCGGCCGGAAAATTCATTGCTTTCGATTACCTTGAATGGTCATCGCGTGCTCTTGGCGGAGGATGGTCCCGATAATCAGCGGCTAATTTCACATGTCCTCCGCAAAGCGGGAGCCACGGTCAATATCGTGGAAAATGGCAAACAAGCCGTCGACGAAGCGCTGCGGGCAAATACCGTCGGCGAGGCTTATGACGTCGTGCTGATGGATATGCAAATGCCGGTGCTGGATGGCTACGAGGCAACCATGCAATTACGCGCGCGGGGATATTGCCAGCCGATTGTCGCCTTAACGGCACATGCCATGAGCGGTGATCGGGACAAATGCATCGCGGCGGGTTGCGATGAATACGCCACTAAGCCCATCGACCGCGGAAAGCTCTATCAGATCATCCAGGCAGTAACGCATCGCGCGCGGCCCAATGATCTCATGGCAGAACATGTCCTCCACGCACAGGTATCAAGCTAATAGGCTAGCCCGGCACTAGTGTGTTTATTCATCTTCAAGCTATGTAGGCATTAAGCATCCCCGTACCACACTCTTTACGAACTGTTTCTCTGTTTAGGATATTTCTAACTCCTGTGTCATTCAGTACTTCTAGAGATCGAGTCGGATTTGGTGACTAATGCCAAAGCCGACGGGTTATAAAACTGCCCAGGCGGATTAACGGCCATGACCCGTAGGCGGCTAACGGGGAAAATTGCGTATCGAGGTGAGTGTGCGGTGGAATGTTTGCATATTTTTCTTGTTCTAGCAGCAAACGTAGCGTTCTTCCCCTTGTCGGCACTGTAATATGTCAGCTTTGTTTGTACCATTTTTACTCGGCACTATTTGGCTCAAGGCGAATCTATTTTTGCACGGGACGACTTATCACTCCCACTCTTTTCCAAAAAAATCGGCCAACGCGGCTTGACGTTGGGTACGTGATTTTTCCGGGGCACGTCCCGCGCTTTGCAGCCAAACCGCACCAGCCGCCAGTTCGTCACTCATCCAGGTTTCCTCGACTAGCGGATCATCCATGTACTCGGATTGATCTTCCCATATTGCCTCCATGAGAGAATTGGCATGGCTCCCTGGTACATCGGGATTCTCGCTAGCAGGCGCGTTCCAGGAGCGTTCCACATCCAGCGGCATAAGAGCTAAGGAATGAATGGTAAAGTCCGCCAGCGGATTCCCCACCCCCGAGCCAAAGTTCGAGTCAATGGGCAGATAATCCGCGGGGGTGACCAGGCCGTCAAAGTCCCCGTCCCCCAAGGTCCAGCCCGCCGACAATCCGGGCGTGGGCGTGCCCAGGAATGAGTCCACAACCGTGTAGTCGCTGCCATCGACCTGGCCGTCAAGGTTGTAATC
This DNA window, taken from Pirellulales bacterium, encodes the following:
- a CDS encoding ATP-binding protein, which gives rise to MSEKKCKPHCISTQKLAQKIYVERQQAGTIRIDRTFAWLMAAQWVFGILLAAWVSPFTWKGTASEIHPHVPLAVLLGGMISVLPITLALWRPGWVITRHTIAVAQMLTSALWIHLSGGRIETHFHIFGSLAFLAWYRDWTVLITATVVVIADHLVRGLLWPQSIYGVLDASLLRTLEHAAWVVFEDAILIIYCIRGQKELRAIAQQEAEIKIAYEDVERQISARTRELEIKSDILLDALQQARIATKAKSEFLANMSHEIRTPMTAILGYAELLLVDGDLNKAPDSRLESIRTIQRNGEHLLGIINDILDLSKIESGKLNLELLKHAPQNLVDDVLTLMLVRARAKGLALKAIYETAIPATIQTDPLRLRQILVNLVGNAIKFTEHGGVRLEIRLVNSFTPRMEFDVIDTGIGLSDEQRQRLFHAFSQADNSMSRKFGGTGLGLTISKRLARMLGGDVSIVESTVGVGTRFRATVLTGPLLGVPLIEPCHRSSESLNLPSRPENSLLSITLNGHRVLLAEDGPDNQRLISHVLRKAGATVNIVENGKQAVDEALRANTVGEAYDVVLMDMQMPVLDGYEATMQLRARGYCQPIVALTAHAMSGDRDKCIAAGCDEYATKPIDRGKLYQIIQAVTHRARPNDLMAEHVLHAQVSS